The following coding sequences are from one Anguilla anguilla isolate fAngAng1 chromosome 12, fAngAng1.pri, whole genome shotgun sequence window:
- the gdpd1 gene encoding lysophospholipase D GDPD1 translates to MCAAMYVLSTVTGYVLTSVLLFKCPSLLHRKKRETFRGRHISHRGGAGENLENTMAAFKHAVHLGTDMLELDCHLTKDEQVVVSHDTNLRRSTGVCANISDLAYNELPPYLCKLDVTFQKECFCEGGEDKRIPLLRDVFEAFPNTPVNIDIKANNDTLISKVSELVVKYDREHLTVWGNSSNKIVQKCYQENPRIPILFSMKRVLVLVGLFYTGLLPFVPLREQFLEIPMPSIFTKLKDPRRLTKSQRFITWVADTLLMRKALFDHLTARGIQVYVWVLNDEEDFQRAFALGATGVMTDYPTKLKEFMEKQST, encoded by the exons ATGTGCGCCGCGATGTACGTGTTGTCCACCGTGACGGGATATGTTCTCACCTCCgtactgctttttaaatgtcCGTCACTTTTGCATCGGAAGAAACGGGAGACGTTCAGGGGCAGACACATATCGCACCGCGGAG gtgcaggtgaaAACTTGGAGAACACCATGGCAGCTTTCAAACA tGCGGTACATTTGGGCACGGACATGTTGGAGCTGGACTGCCACCTCACCAAGGACGAGCAGGTGGTGGTGTCACATGACACCAACCTGAGGAGGTCGACGGGCGTTTGCGCCAACATCTCGGACCTGGCGTACAAC gAGCTGCCTCCTTACCTGTGCAAGCTGGATGTCACCTTCCAGAAAG AGTGCTtctgtgaggggggagaggataAGCGCATTCCCCTGCTCAGGGACGTGTTCGAGGCCTTCCCCAACACCCCCGTCAACATCGACATCAAGGCCAACAATGACACGCTCATcagcaag gtctcAGAGCTGGTGGTGAAATATGACCGTGAGCACCTGACCGTGTGGGGAAACTCCAGCAATAAGATCGTGCAGAAGTGCTACCAGGAG AACCCGCGCATCCCCATCCTGTTCAGTATGAAGCGGGTTCTGGTGCTGGTGGGGCTGTTCTACACCGGCCTGCTCCCCTTCGTGCCCCTCCGAGagcagttcctggagatccccATGCCCTCCATCTTCACCAA GTTGAAAGATCCCAGGCGATTGACTAAGAGCCAGCGTTTCATTACCTGGGTGGCTGATAC GCTACTGATGAGAAAAGCCTTATTTGACCACCTGACCGCCAGAGGAATTCAG GTCTATGTGTGGGTGCTGAATGATGAAGAGGATTTCCAGCGTGCGTTTGCTCTGGGAGCCACTGGGGTGATGACAGACTACCCCACCAAATTGAAGGAGTTCATGGAGAAACAGAGCACCTAA
- the LOC118209882 gene encoding protein yippee-like 2, translating to MTRSKTFQAYLPSCHRTYSCIHCRAHLANHDELISKSFQGSQGRAYLFNSVVNVGCGPAEERVLLTGLHAVADIYCENCKTTLGWKYEHAFESSQKYKEGKFIIELAHMIKDNGWD from the exons ATGACGCGCTCCAAGACCTTCCAGGCCTACCTGCCCAGCTGCCACCGCACCTACAGCTGCATCCACTGCAGGGCGCACCTGGCCAACCACGACGAGCTCATCTCCAAG TCCTTTCAAGGCAGCCAAGGCAGAGCGTATCTCTTCAACTCAGT ggtgaaTGTGGGCTGTGGGCCGGCTGAAGAGAGGGTTTTGCTGACTGGTCTCCACGCCGTGGCTGATATTTACTGTGAAAACTGCAAAACCACACTGGGTTGGAAATAT gaGCATGCTTTTGAGAGCAGTCAGAAGTATAAGGAGGGGAAGTTCATCATCGAGCTGGCTCACATGATCAAGGACAATGGCTgggactga